The following is a genomic window from Carassius gibelio isolate Cgi1373 ecotype wild population from Czech Republic chromosome B7, carGib1.2-hapl.c, whole genome shotgun sequence.
acttttagaattttttttttactttcaattaaTATCCGCATTTCCGCACTGTTAaaggtctttgtgtgtgtgtgtgtgtgtgtgtgtgtgcgtgtgtgtgtgtgtgtgtgtgtgtgtgtgtgtgtgtacacacacacacacaaagacttaCGTTTAACAGTATAAACAAGAAgatatttaattattgatttaaagCAAAATGTTAATTCAGTAAGAGTCCTATTAAATGTTAACATCagggtctttaaaaaaaaaaggtgtatattatttacaaataaaagttcttaaagggatagttcacccaaaaatgaaaataaacactcATGGCATTACAAACTGTATAAATTTCTTACTGTGGAACATATAATCTGAGAAATCCAAGACACTTTTGATTGATTGGTTATTGTCTGGAGTCTCTGAAAGACATTGACCAATGAATGTGCATCTCTTCCCTTTTCCCTCTCTTCATCATATAAAGTGTATAAAGCTTGATCCATTCCAGGCGGTGGCAGTAATGCACATAAACTGGTTTGCCAACCCTCAATAAAACACAGAAGAATGTGCTGCCTCAGGTTTTcaacaggcggcaaggaagtcgaccggaagttgaagtcggctgggtgccgccatcttgtagcagaacttcacttgcattagcattcccattgactcccattcattttggcgtcactttgacagcgaataactttacatctgaggcgtttaaagactccgtttgtccattatgtatttctaaagatacacgacaatgtataaagggctccattaaataacattaagttATTTATCAAAAAGTCTAGGATCTCTTCCTTCAACAATACTCCAACCTTAACTGAGAACACAGTCAAAGGGTGTATTGATATGTTTGGAATGAAGCCAGTTTTGAAATTCCAGCCAAAAAGTCTGTACAGATTCACATTGCAAAAACATATGATCTACAGTTTCAATATCTTTCTCACAGAACCCGCATGAATTGTTCTCCCAATTAAATATTTCTTGTAGGAAGTGATTAGATGGATAAATGTCCTttagtattttaaatgttacttctttggctttaggaagaactggataagtaaaataacacttccttattttctttgcctcttcttcACTATATTCTTGAAGAACATACTTTCTTTTCAGTTGACTGGGGAAGTACAGTTTGGATAATACATTTCTGATAAacttatttgttaattgtttgctCTTTAAATTTTTACCTTAGTACATGATGGATAGCATAGGTGTAACTTAGTTTTTGGTGGCTTGTGGTAAAATCACGTAGTGAATAATGAAAGGACACGGTCGTTTTGTATGTGTATTCCTTTAGCATTTgttgtataattttaaaaaggtcatatggggaggttgttttcatatttaatttttcattcacttcCAGGGATAGGATTGGCATAGAAGATGCAGCACTCTTTACATTTTAATCATATGTTGCCACCCTAGAAGTCAAAGTCTTTTTACATGtgacattaacatatttattttgttctattttgttgttctgttattctgttgtttgactttttttgtttcagatcaaatgTATATCAAGTGTTATCCATCCTCATAACACCTCCACAAATAGAGACTGGAACTTCTGAGCGCCATCACCTTGTCTGCTATGGGACTGTCATAGGTGAATGATGCAGTACTATTCTGTGTTGAATTTACCGTCAGCACACAGACATAGTATTGTTCCAGTTTTGCTGTGCTCATGTCTTCTTTGTGTCCCCAACccagcaatcagatgcatcagaccttcagcaacaagtaaattgctttaacattaatgataatgAAATGTCAGTATTGTAATTAAACTTGACCCATCTGACGTAATTGTTCATGCCAGAGATTTAACATCATTGTCAGTCAGGAGCATATTTAACAGGAGGCACACTTCAGCTGGCTTGAAAGTAACTTCAGTTAGTGTGGTTGACCCTCTTGTTTTTTGTGGCTATAACAATTAGGCTAAATAATCTCACTCTCTTCCATTTCCTTAACAtgaaactttttgtttttgttttgatactGAACAGGTGCAGTGAAGATATTTAAAGAGACACTATTACTATCTAAAGTACAGAAAGCCGTACATCATCTCTAGGTGCAGTCACCTACAGTGCAGCCAGCTTCACAAAGACTGTGGGGCTGGTCACCAGGAAAATGGACAACAGGGAGTGATTTTTGGTTTTTACTCCTCAGATGACCACCCTGGCTACTGTAGCTGGGATTGCTTCACAGACGATGGAGGTTTTGAAGAGTAAAGTGTGCGTGCATGTGCAAACAttgtgtttttactgtaacaATTATGGTCACTTGCAGTTCATGTGTTTTCAGTGTAGTGTAagatgtgtttattattattactcaaaaaccattaaaacttctaaattgtggaagttattcttcattattttactgtggttattttgtatatgttgttattttgattaaaatacaaaattcaacacACAAAATTCTGGTtgaggtattattttaataattcatttaatatttcatttatttttcactgctaaatattaaaaacaaggtTAACTTTCTAAAATGTATGAAATGTTACATTGGCAGTTGTACATTGGTAAAACAAGCATGAACAAATGGATGTCTGTAGTGCAAATTGCTGGGGGGggggaataaaaaaaatgctgtggtGTCATAAACCGTAaaggattattatattatttttattatttctactaGGTAAATTTAACAAAGATAAGAGTACAGAACATATTAACATTACGTAAAAAGAGGTGACATAACTTGCAAAGCACCCTTTATACATGTATACAACAAGTAATACAAAACGAAAGTTTGGTGGAGGTGACATATTTTCAaatggagctccactcgcccccATGGAGGTGACGTAATTCTACGTAAAGTGTTACCCGGACCAACATGGCGGCCGCGTCATTAGTGGAGGCGACGTAGTTCTACGGAAAGTTTGGCCCGGTCCAACATGGCGGCGGCGTCGCTAGTGCAGGTGACGTATTTCCGCTcttgagtggagctccactcgcccatatgtctgcagccagaccctcttgaaaaATGGGTTTcaattgtctcaattgagttccaatggggtcgctgtgtccatttcttttactgtctatggttttcaAACAAAAGAGACGAGTTTGTGATTCCCgcctaaggaaaaaaaaaattgtgctgggTGTCTTATGAAAACCCAAGTCGGATTGGGAGTTAtagtgtaaaatgtattatataaaacaaCCCACAAGTTTATCCGCTTAGGTTTCTTTGGCcatgacaaaaataatattttcaaaacgTTTACATTTTGATTGTACTGCTAACAATGTAATGTGATATTACCATTTAGAAACCACGTGTATTCTTTAGAACAAGACCGAATGAAAAACGGTTTCATAGACTGGtctatttatttagaaaatatagaaTTATTGAATATATAAGATTGGGTAGAAGAAATCGCTCTCTAAAGGAAGCATTTGGTTGCTTTTAAAATAGCCTTTGGTTTGAAGAGAAACGTCGCAGTAATGCAACACTTTGGATGCCAACTGACATAAAAATCCATTGAAGAAGAAGAGAAACGTCGCTCGGTTTACTTGGTCTTGGCGGGTTTCTCGGTCTTCTTGGGCAGCAGCACGGCCTGGATGTTGGGCAGCACGCCGCCCTGAGCAATGGTCACTCCGCCCAGAAGCTTGTTGAGCTCCTCGTCGTTGCGCACCGCCAGCTGCAGATGACGGGGAATGATACGGGTCTTCTTGTTATCCCGAGCCGCATTTCCAGCCAGTTCCAGGATCTCAGCGGTGAGATACTCCAGCACAGCGGCAAGATAAACCGGAGCACCGGCACCAACCCGCCCACCATAATTACCTTTGCGGAGAAGCCTATGAACACGACCGACGGGAAACCGCAGTCCAGCTCTGGAGGAGCGAGTTTTAGCGCGGGCCTTTCCATAGGCATCGAATGCTTTTTTCAGGGCGGCGAGCGAGTCCCCGCTGTTCGGCTTCGTTGCGGCCACCGCATTAACGACGAGCTCGCTGAGGCTCAGGCCTGTTCTCTCGCGTTTAGCTTCGGGCTTCTTCTTGGCTGCTTTGGTGGCGGCAGCTGCTGGAGCGGTTTCTGCCATGATCTCTGGACTCGAGCTCTAACTGTAaacaatagccgtgtttccactatcgagctaagaccgggcgtgctagtgtgtgccagggccagtcgcgtttccactgtcactaccggggcttgatcgtgcctcgccggggcttcctcgggacCAATGgtcagggttttttggcccgacgaaatccttgggccaaagcgggccagctggggctagaggaggggttatgaacaaaggcggcgTTTCTCCGTTTCTGGAGAgtgtcagcgcggatcatttcagaaagataacagctttaacaccaacattaaagacatttaaaaataagttgagctcaaaactcactcttagttagcagcaagtgtttgaaataacttgatccgatgtggattaatcactaaacaaggcaggaatatttataagcgatgtaaaagactatgcacgctcaacattaacgttacatagtaaacatggaaaatatgactgcttcgcttggataaatcagacgtcagcttctcaTTCTCTGtaacaattgtgtatttattaagtaacattttatctgtcgtctcgtttcgtgagtttagctccacgttgcatatcatcaaaatataataatgattttttttcgggagcttttataaaaatagagactctgcgctgaggatcatttcagaaagataacagctctAACACAAATATTGAACACTTTTAAATAAgtcaagctcaaaactcactttcagtcagcagcgagtctttgaaataacttgatccgatgtggattataatcaccatacaaggcagaaatatgtataagcg
Proteins encoded in this region:
- the LOC127962023 gene encoding histone H2A, sperm is translated as MAETAPAAAATKAAKKKPEAKRERTGLSLSELVVNAVAATKPNSGDSLAALKKAFDAYGKARAKTRSSRAGLRFPVGRVHRLLRKGNYGGRVGAGAPVYLAAVLEYLTAEILELAGNAARDNKKTRIIPRHLQLAVRNDEELNKLLGGVTIAQGGVLPNIQAVLLPKKTEKPAKTK